The nucleotide sequence TGCGTACACGTTTGATGGTGTTGCTGACGGCCTCGGGTTGGGCTTTGGAGACGGCAACGCCTGTGCCGATGAGTTCAGGGGGTTCAATGCTTATGATGTCAGGGCACAAATAAGCTGCAGAGGCGCTTGTGGTTGGGTTATTCGTGCACAGGCAGGATATGAGGTGTTTTTCGTTGGCGAGCTGTATGGTAGCGTCGATGTCGGCGAGTTTCATTTGCCTTTCTGAGTGGTTTATGAGCGTGCCTACTGCTCCTGCTTCCTTGATGGCTTCGGCAAGAACCTGACCCGTGTGGCTGCCAGGACAAATAGGGTCGATATGTTGAGAGTAAACGGGAATTTCCACGGCGTCTGCTACGGCTTTGATGTCCGTGAACTGGGGCGCTACGCAAATGTAGCTGCCTGTTTCCTTACTTACTCTCTCAGCCTGCTTAGCAAGCTCAACTGCTCTTTTCCCTGTGGCTTCCAAATACGTCTTGAAATTAACTATGATAATAGGTGTTTGAAGCTTGGGCTTCACGTGCTGTTCACCGTCTATCGTGTTGGAATGAACTCTAATAATGGTTTGCCCTCACACAACCCCGTTAATCCCGCTATCACGTGTTTGGCAAAGGTTTTGTGTTAGATTTCGATTATTTTTGCTTCGCGTTTCTCGGTATCCAACAGTGCGAGAGTTTGTTTGCCTGTTAGGTAACCGCAGAGCTCTCCAGGGTTTATGATGAGGGTTTTGCCTTGGGTTGCGTTAACTGTTTTGTGATGGTGCCCATAGATTATGGCGTCGAAGTTTGTGTGGCTAATCAGGGCGTTGAGAAGTTCATTTTCGTCTCCGTGAAGCATAGCGATGGTGAAGTCTTTTGGGGTGGTGATTTGTGCGAAGCGTCCGTGGAGTTGGCAGTTTGGGGTTTCGTCGAAGCGGGTTTTGAGGAGTTGGTGGTCGCCGTCGTTGTTGCCAAGGACGCCTATGAGTTTGCAGTTTAGCTGTTTGAATTTGGGTATGACAAAAGGTGAGACGTAGTCGCCTGCGTGGAGTACGAGGTCGGTTTTTTGGGTGTTGAGGTAGTTTATGGCTTTTTCCACGGCTGAGAGGTTGTCGTGGGTGTCTGATATGATTCCAATAAGCATGATGTTCACTTTGTGTTTTTTGTTTTTGACGCAATAAAGGCTTTATGCCTGTTAGTATATAGCCCCTTCAAGGCTTTACATATTCTGTATTTGGAATATTTAGGTTACCTGACATAGGTAACTGCTCGAAACACGCTTTAAAACCGTAACTCTCCTTTGGCATGTTACAGAAGAAACCTCTATAGGATGTGAATAGAACATGACCTCTTGGCTTACAGATATTTCATCTAAACGCCGTGATAAACTGCTCATTATAAGTGAAATTTTAGAAATCTCAAAGGATGGTTCCTTAAAAACGCAGATTATGTACCGAGCTAACCTGAGCTTTGCGCAGCTAGTGGATTACTTAAGGTTCCTAGAAAAGAACAGGTTGATGAAAAAGGTCAACAACGCCGATAAAGACACCTACTACACAACTGAGAAAGGCATGGATTTCCTTCAGCGTCACCACGAAATCATGGAGTTGCTTAGCGAAGCCACCGATGCCCGCTGCGACATTCAATCCCCACCCGAAAGACTCCTCAGACGCCCCTAACCCCAACATTTTTGTTACCCCTTTTCTTACAAGAATTGCTTGCAAAACTGTTTTAAGCCATTGCTGTGTTTGCATGAGATGGGAATTTGCATGGCGCCTAAAGCTGTACTGTTTGACATGTTCGACACGCTCATGATGATTGAGAAAGACCACGCGTTTTACAGCCCCGCTGTGAAGCGTATGCACAGTTTTATCGTCCAAAACGGCATAGACGTTTCGTTTGCAGCTTTCCGAGACGCCTACATCAAAGCCCGCGACGCCCTCTACGACGCCGCAGACGCCACCATGGAAGAACCCCACTTCAACATGCGCGTCAAAAACGCCCTCCAACTCTTAGGCTACAGCGCAGACGAAAACAGCCCCCTAATCACAGGAGCAACAAACGCTTTTTGCCTAGAATTCATGAACTACGTGCGCATCGACGAAAACGCCGCCGCCGTCCTGCAGCAGTTGCACGGAAAATACCGCTTAGGCCTTGTTTCCAACTTTGCCATACCCGAATGCGTCACCGACCTGCTTGCACAGCACAACCTTGACAAACTCTTCGAAGTCATCATCGTCTCAGGCGCAGTCAACCGACGTAAACCCAACCCCGACATCTACCACTACGCCCTCAAAAAAATGCAGCTAACCCCCCAAGAAACCGTCTTCGTCGGAGACACCGTAGACGCCGACATCAAAGGACCCAAAGAAATCGGCATGAAAACCATCTACATCAACCGCCGACCCCAAAAAGACCTCGAAGCAACCTGCCCCGACCAAATCATAACAACCCTAACCCAGTTGCCCGAAGCCATACAAAAATGCTAACCAACAAACCTCCGGCAAGCTTTTCTGACCTACCCCCTCCCCCTTTCTGCATAGAATTAATGTTTGGATGCTAATAGGTTGGTGTCTGTGGGTTTGGGGTTATTTTTTGTATGTTTTTAGTTGGTTTAGGGTTTTGCGGGCGTTTGTTTTGGGGGTGGTTCCTGTTTGGGTGGCGTTTGTGAGTTTGTTTTGTTTGAGTATGTTGGTGAGTATGTGGGCTTGTTGTTGGAGGGCTTCTTTTCCGTGGGTGTCTAGTTCGGTGGTGAGGGTGTAGAAGTGCCCGTTTTTGAGGTTGAACAAAATCAAAGGTCTGCCAGTATAACGGTAAACTATGCAGTTGTCTTGTGTGGTTAGTTGGACGTTTTCGGTTTTGACTTTGGATTTGGCAAGAGCCGTTTTTAGCTGGGTAACTGAGAGGTTGTTTGGGAAAAACCGTCCTGTCCTGTCAGGCTGCCACTGCCGCGTCAAAGTTATTTTGTTGCCTGATTTGTCTTTGCATCCGCGGCGGGTTTCCACGGGAAAAACCCTGACCTGCCTGTTTGATTGCTCGTCCATGTTGCTTTGCCTCATCCTTGCGCAGACCTGATTTGCAGTTACTTCTTTTTGGTGGGCGGGAAATAAGCGCTTTGGTTTTTGTTGGGTTAGCTGATTTTTTTGTAGGCTAACGTAAGCAGGAAGAATAAGACGAGGAGGAAGACGATGAGTCCTGCGGTGGCGATGTCAAAGACGGCGGAGAGCATGATTCCTACGACTGTGCTTAGGATGCTAAAGCCTACGGCGGAGAACAAGGTTTTCCTAAAAGACAGGTTCAGCTTCAGTGCGCAAAGCCCCGGTATTACCAGAAGCGCCACGACCAATATGGTTCCTATGACTTTGATGGATAAGACGATGGTTAGGGCAACTAGCAAGTCAAAGCCGATGGATAGGGGTTTGGTGGGTATGCC is from Candidatus Bathyarchaeota archaeon and encodes:
- the tpiA gene encoding triose-phosphate isomerase, whose protein sequence is MKPKLQTPIIIVNFKTYLEATGKRAVELAKQAERVSKETGSYICVAPQFTDIKAVADAVEIPVYSQHIDPICPGSHTGQVLAEAIKEAGAVGTLINHSERQMKLADIDATIQLANEKHLISCLCTNNPTTSASAAYLCPDIISIEPPELIGTGVAVSKAQPEAVSNTIKRVRRVNDKAIILCGAGISQGEDVQVALKLGSQGVLVASGIVKAKNPYTVLMELSEFSKK
- a CDS encoding HAD family hydrolase, yielding MAPKAVLFDMFDTLMMIEKDHAFYSPAVKRMHSFIVQNGIDVSFAAFRDAYIKARDALYDAADATMEEPHFNMRVKNALQLLGYSADENSPLITGATNAFCLEFMNYVRIDENAAAVLQQLHGKYRLGLVSNFAIPECVTDLLAQHNLDKLFEVIIVSGAVNRRKPNPDIYHYALKKMQLTPQETVFVGDTVDADIKGPKEIGMKTIYINRRPQKDLEATCPDQIITTLTQLPEAIQKC
- a CDS encoding winged helix-turn-helix domain-containing protein, with the translated sequence MTSWLTDISSKRRDKLLIISEILEISKDGSLKTQIMYRANLSFAQLVDYLRFLEKNRLMKKVNNADKDTYYTTEKGMDFLQRHHEIMELLSEATDARCDIQSPPERLLRRP
- a CDS encoding metallophosphoesterase, which produces MLIGIISDTHDNLSAVEKAINYLNTQKTDLVLHAGDYVSPFVIPKFKQLNCKLIGVLGNNDGDHQLLKTRFDETPNCQLHGRFAQITTPKDFTIAMLHGDENELLNALISHTNFDAIIYGHHHKTVNATQGKTLIINPGELCGYLTGKQTLALLDTEKREAKIIEI